The Oceanidesulfovibrio indonesiensis genome contains a region encoding:
- a CDS encoding aminotransferase class I/II-fold pyridoxal phosphate-dependent enzyme, whose amino-acid sequence MEPSTFPRIDRLPPYVFAIVNDLKMQLRRQNIDIVDLGMGNPDLPTPQHIVDKLCEAAQNPKNHRYSASRGIPNLRRAISDWYQRRFEVYIDPDKEAVVTMGAKEGLSHLAMAMLSPGDVVFATDPAYPIHPFASIIAGADVRRIPIGKGRDFFEDLMLATKQTWPKPKLLVICYPHNPTTECVEVDFFQRIVDWAKEHNVWVIHDLAYADLTYDGYQPPSFLQADGAKDVGVEFFSLTKSYSMAGWRVGFCSGNREMVHALTRIKSYLDYGIFQPIQIAAIVALNGPQDCVREIAAVHQERRDVLIEGLHRIGWDVPPPKATMFVWAEIPDEFKPMGSVEFSKLLLREGHVAVSPGLGFGNYGDDHVRFALIENPHRIKQAVRGIKKVLSGGPCETG is encoded by the coding sequence ATGGAACCATCCACTTTCCCCCGCATCGACAGACTGCCCCCTTACGTCTTCGCCATCGTCAACGACCTGAAGATGCAGCTCAGGCGGCAGAACATCGACATCGTCGACCTCGGCATGGGCAATCCGGACCTGCCTACCCCCCAGCATATCGTGGACAAGCTCTGCGAGGCGGCCCAGAACCCCAAGAACCACCGCTATTCCGCTTCACGCGGCATACCGAACCTGCGCCGCGCCATATCTGACTGGTATCAGCGCCGGTTCGAAGTCTATATCGATCCGGACAAGGAAGCCGTGGTCACCATGGGCGCCAAGGAAGGCCTCTCCCACCTCGCCATGGCCATGCTCAGCCCTGGCGACGTGGTCTTCGCAACCGACCCGGCCTATCCCATCCACCCCTTCGCCTCCATCATCGCCGGGGCGGATGTGCGGCGCATTCCCATCGGCAAGGGCCGCGACTTCTTCGAAGATCTCATGCTCGCCACCAAGCAGACATGGCCCAAGCCCAAGCTGCTGGTCATCTGCTACCCGCACAACCCCACCACCGAATGCGTGGAGGTGGACTTTTTCCAGCGCATCGTGGACTGGGCCAAAGAGCACAACGTCTGGGTCATCCACGACCTGGCATACGCCGACCTTACGTACGACGGTTACCAGCCGCCCTCCTTCCTGCAGGCCGACGGCGCCAAGGACGTGGGCGTGGAGTTCTTCTCCCTCACCAAGTCCTACTCCATGGCCGGCTGGCGCGTGGGCTTCTGCTCCGGCAACCGCGAGATGGTCCACGCCCTCACGCGTATCAAAAGCTACCTGGATTACGGCATTTTCCAGCCCATCCAGATCGCGGCCATCGTGGCTCTGAACGGACCGCAGGACTGCGTGAGGGAAATAGCCGCCGTGCACCAGGAACGGCGCGACGTGCTCATCGAGGGCCTCCACCGCATCGGCTGGGACGTGCCGCCGCCCAAGGCGACCATGTTCGTGTGGGCCGAGATTCCGGACGAATTCAAGCCCATGGGCTCCGTGGAGTTTTCCAAGCTGTTGCTCAGGGAGGGCCATGTTGCCGTCTCCCCGGGACTGGGTTTCGGCAACTACGGCGACGACCACGTCCGGTTCGCGCTCATCGAGAATCCCCACCGCATCAAGCAGGCAGTGCGCGGCATCAAAAAAGTTCTTTCCGGAGGTCCCTGTGAAACAGGATAA
- the groES gene encoding co-chaperone GroES, which produces MKLKPLHDRVLVKRLEEEEKTKGGIIIPDTAKEKPIKGEVVAVGPGKTNDKGDKVKLSVDKGDKVLFNKYAGTEIKVDGDEFLVMREDDILAIID; this is translated from the coding sequence ATGAAACTCAAGCCGTTGCACGATCGCGTTCTCGTCAAGCGCCTCGAGGAAGAGGAGAAGACCAAAGGCGGCATCATCATTCCCGACACCGCCAAGGAAAAGCCCATCAAGGGCGAGGTCGTGGCAGTGGGCCCCGGCAAGACCAACGACAAGGGCGACAAAGTCAAGCTGAGCGTGGACAAGGGCGACAAGGTCCTGTTCAACAAGTACGCCGGCACCGAGATCAAGGTCGACGGCGACGAGTTCCTCGTCATGCGCGAGGACGACATCCTGGCCATCATCGACTAG
- the groL gene encoding chaperonin GroEL (60 kDa chaperone family; promotes refolding of misfolded polypeptides especially under stressful conditions; forms two stacked rings of heptamers to form a barrel-shaped 14mer; ends can be capped by GroES; misfolded proteins enter the barrel where they are refolded when GroES binds) produces the protein MAAKDIKFDVRAREQLQRGVDKLANAVKVTLGPKGRNVVIEKSFGSPVITKDGVTVAKEIELEDKFENMGAQMVKEVASKTSDIAGDGTTTATILAQAIFREGVKLVAAGRNPMAIKRGIDKAVTAIVEELASFAKPTRDQKEIAQVGTISANNDATIGNIIAEAMNKVGKEGVITVEEAKGLETNLDVVEGMQFDRGYLSPYFVTDSEKMVCELDEPLILIYDKKISSMKDLLPALEQVAKMSRPLLIISEDIEGEALATLVVNKLRGTLQVSAVKAPGFGERRKAMLQDIAVLTGGKVISEDIGLKLENVTINDLGNAKRIVVDKENTTIVDGAGAADDIKARIGQIRAQIEETTSDYDREKLQERLAKIVGGVAVINVGAATETEMKEKKARVEDALNATRAAVEEGIVPGGGVALVRCLKAVESVKPADDDELAGVGIVRRAAEEPLRQIAGNAGLEGAIVLEKVLEGKGEGFGFNAGTGEYEDLIKSGVIDPKKVTRIALQNAASVAGLLLTTEAAIAEKPKEDSGAPAMPGGMGGMGGMGGMY, from the coding sequence ATGGCTGCCAAAGATATCAAGTTTGACGTCAGGGCCCGCGAGCAGCTCCAGCGCGGCGTGGACAAGCTCGCCAACGCCGTGAAAGTGACCCTCGGACCCAAAGGCCGCAACGTGGTCATCGAGAAATCCTTCGGCTCCCCGGTCATCACCAAGGACGGCGTGACCGTGGCCAAGGAAATCGAGCTCGAGGACAAGTTCGAGAACATGGGCGCCCAGATGGTCAAGGAAGTCGCTTCCAAGACCTCCGACATCGCCGGCGACGGCACCACCACCGCCACCATCCTGGCTCAGGCCATCTTCCGCGAAGGCGTCAAGCTCGTGGCCGCCGGCCGCAACCCCATGGCCATCAAGCGTGGAATCGACAAGGCCGTCACCGCAATCGTCGAGGAGCTGGCCAGCTTTGCCAAGCCCACCCGCGATCAGAAAGAGATCGCCCAGGTCGGCACCATTTCCGCCAACAACGACGCCACCATCGGCAACATCATTGCCGAGGCCATGAACAAGGTTGGCAAGGAAGGCGTCATCACCGTGGAAGAGGCCAAGGGTCTCGAAACCAACCTGGACGTGGTCGAGGGCATGCAGTTCGACCGCGGCTACCTCTCCCCCTATTTCGTGACCGACTCCGAGAAGATGGTCTGCGAGCTCGATGAGCCGCTGATCCTCATCTACGACAAGAAAATCTCCTCCATGAAGGATCTTCTCCCGGCTCTGGAGCAGGTCGCCAAGATGAGCCGCCCGCTGCTCATCATCTCCGAGGACATCGAGGGCGAAGCCCTGGCCACCCTCGTGGTGAACAAGCTGCGCGGCACCCTGCAGGTTTCCGCCGTCAAGGCCCCCGGCTTCGGCGAGCGCCGCAAGGCCATGCTGCAGGACATCGCCGTGCTCACCGGCGGCAAGGTCATCTCCGAAGATATCGGCCTCAAGCTGGAGAACGTCACGATCAACGACCTTGGTAACGCCAAGCGCATCGTGGTGGACAAAGAGAACACCACCATCGTGGACGGCGCCGGCGCTGCCGACGACATCAAGGCCCGCATCGGCCAGATCCGCGCGCAGATCGAGGAGACCACCTCGGACTACGATCGCGAGAAGCTGCAGGAGCGCCTCGCCAAGATCGTGGGCGGCGTTGCCGTGATCAACGTTGGCGCAGCCACCGAGACCGAGATGAAGGAAAAGAAGGCCCGTGTGGAAGACGCCCTGAACGCGACCCGCGCGGCTGTCGAGGAAGGCATCGTGCCCGGCGGCGGCGTGGCCCTGGTCCGCTGCCTCAAGGCCGTGGAAAGCGTGAAGCCTGCCGATGACGACGAGCTGGCCGGCGTGGGCATCGTGCGCCGCGCTGCCGAAGAGCCGCTCCGCCAGATCGCCGGCAACGCCGGTCTGGAAGGCGCCATCGTTCTGGAGAAGGTGCTCGAGGGCAAGGGCGAGGGCTTCGGCTTCAACGCCGGCACCGGCGAGTACGAAGACCTCATCAAGTCCGGCGTCATCGATCCCAAGAAGGTGACCCGCATTGCCCTGCAGAACGCTGCTTCCGTGGCCGGCCTGCTGCTGACCACCGAGGCCGCCATCGCCGAGAAGCCCAAAGAGGACTCCGGCGCTCCTGCCATGCCCGGCGGCATGGGCGGCATGGGCGGTATGGGCGGCATGTACTAA